One Thermodesulfobacteriota bacterium genomic window carries:
- a CDS encoding zf-TFIIB domain-containing protein, translated as MKCPSCNIELKMSERQGVEIDYCPQCRGVWLDRGELDKIIERMESTSYAERREGYSRKGYERESREEYEREPYRRKKKSFWGDLFDFD; from the coding sequence ATGAAATGTCCATCCTGTAATATCGAATTGAAAATGTCAGAGAGGCAAGGGGTTGAGATCGATTATTGTCCTCAATGTCGGGGAGTATGGCTGGATCGGGGTGAGCTTGATAAGATCATCGAAAGGATGGAATCTACTTCTTACGCAGAGCGTAGAGAAGGTTATAGTAGGAAGGGATATGAACGGGAAAGCAGGGAAGAATACGAACGTGAGCCCTACAGGCGTAAGAAGAAGTCATTCTGGGGTGACCTCTTTGACTTCGATTAA